The sequence below is a genomic window from Bacteroidales bacterium MB20-C3-3.
TTCATTTGCAGTCCTGGAGAGAACAATAACAGGGTTGTTGTTTTTCAGATCTACCCTTGCAACAACAGCTCTTACAGAATCTCCCTTGCGGAAAAAGTCTGATGGAATCTGTTCAGTTTTTGGGAGAAGAAGTTCATTCCCCTCTTCGTCCATTACAAGAACCTCTTTTTTCCATACTTGATATACCTCACCAACAACAACCTCTCCCACTCTCTCCTTATAGGTATTGTAAAGGTTGGCCTTTTCAATATCCATTATTCTTCCTGACAGGTTCTGGCGAAGGTTAAGTATCCCTCTTCTTCCAAAGGCCGATAGTCTGACCTCCTCCGGGTAAAGCTCTCCAACTTGAAGTGAATCGTCAATTTTTGACACCTCTTCAAGTGAAATCTGAGAGGTTGGATCTTCAACCACCTCAACAACCTCCCGGTTTCTCCATATTTCAAAGTCTCCTTTGTCTATGTTTATGATGATATCAAAGTTGTCTGCAGTACCATACATCTTAATGAGCTGATTACGGAAGACATCTTCCAGTACACTCATCATAGTAGGACGGTCAATGTTTTTCAACTCTTTGAATTCAGCAAATGTGCTTATTAAATTTAACCCTTCCATAATAGGTAAGTTCCTTTATTGTATTACTTGAAATTTATTACAGGTTTGGTGGATTTGATTTCTGAAAACTGAAGAGCCCTTTTTTCAATTACTCTCTCTTTTTTCTTCTTCCCTTCTACTTTTATACTCTTCTCTTCGCTTATCTCTATGCTTTCATTGTCAGCGTTTTCCAATATCGCCTTGATTTTTGAGCCGCTCTTTAAAACAACTTCAACCTCTTTGCCTATATATTTATGATATTGTCTTAATACTTTAAAAGGCTGATCAAGTCCCGCTGATGTGACAGTAAGAGAGTAATCATCGCTCTCCCGGTCAAAACGCTCTTCAATAATATTGTTTATATCAATACAGTGTGACAGATCAACTCTGCCCTCTGAATCAACAGTTACCTCTATGTCATTCTCTTTACTTATCTCAACTGAGACAAGGAAGAGTGAATGCGACTCAAGGTAAGACTCTATGGCTTCTGCTATTTTTTCGTTTGAAATCATTATGTGCTGTAAATGTAATAAATAAGGGGACTGCCGTCCCCTTATCTCCTTTTCTCAAATCCGGTGCAAATATAGGTATATTTTTTTTACTATGAAAATATTTTTTATTAATACCTTTACTCAATGATACAGCAGTATAAAATAATTAATGATCCGGTTCATGGATTTATAAACATTCCAGGCGGAATAATCCTTGATATAATTCAACATCCACTCTTTCAAAGACTCAAAGAGATTAAGCAACTGGGACTTACATCATTGGTTTACCCCGGTGCCTGCCATACAAGGCTTAACCATGCCCTTGGAGCTATGCACCTGATGAATGAGGCTGTGAATTCATTAAGGACAAAGGGTGTTATTATTGATGAGAGTGAGCAGGAGCAGGCTATGGTTGCTATACTGCTTCACGATATTGGCCACGGACCATTCAGTCATGCCCTTGAAAATAATATAATTAAGGGAGTATCACACGAAGAGATTACTTTGCAGTTGATGGATATTATCAATAAAGAGATGAACGGAAAAATCTCTGTTGCAATTGATATTTTTACCGGGAAATACTCCAAAAGATTTCTCCATCAGCTAGTATCCAGTCAGCTTGATGTTGACAGGCTTGATTATTTAAGACGAGACAGTTTCTTTTCCGGAGTAGCCGAGGGTATGATAGGCCATGAAAGAATTATTAAAATGATGACTGTCAAAAATAACAATTTAGTAATAGAAGAGAAAGGTATCTACTCTGTTGAAAAATTCCTGATTTCTAGAAGATTGATGTACTGGCAGGTCTATCTTCATAAAACTGTAATAGCAGCAGAACAACTTCTTGTAGAGATAATAAACAGGGCAAGAGAGATTCACTCAGCATCTTCTTCACTAAAGGGCTCTCCTTCGCTACTCTATTTTCTTGAAAAGTCAGTTGAGATAAACTCAATGTCTAATCCTGAGGTGCTGGATATGTTCGCCAGACTGGATGATTCTGATGTTATCTCTGCAATTAAACAATGGTGTATTAATGAAGACATTGTTCTGTCCAGGCTTTGCAGAATGCTTGTCGAAAGGAGACTCCCCCATATAGAACTCTCAAAAGAGCCATTTGATGGCATAACTTTTGAGGCAAAGATCAGCGAGTTTGAAAGAACTTACAACCTTCCGCGGGAGTATTCCCGTTATTTTGTCAAAACAGGAGAGGTGCAAAACAGAGGATACGACCAAAACGAGGAGAACATAAGGATATTGACAAAAAATGGAGGGAGCTGGGATATTTACGAAATTTCCGATATGCTCTCTTCTAAAGCTTTTTCCCAAATCACCAAAAAGTATTTTCTTTGCACTCCCAAAAATTTTTACATTTAGATGGAACTTAAAGCAAGGGATATTGCCGAACATCTGAAAGGGACCGTAATTGGTAACCCTGATGCAGTTGTGAAGACAATGTCAAGAATAGAAGATGGCCGGGAAGGATCTCTCTGTTTTCTCGCAAATCCCAAATATGAAGCTTATATATATAAAACAAAAGCAAGTGTTGTTTTAGTTAACAGGGATTTTGTTCCCTCTTCTCCGGTGACCTCCACAATGGTACAGGTTGATAATGCGTATGAGGCTGTAGCTGTAATGCTGGGACTATTTAATTCAATGAAAGAGTCCAGGAGAGCCGGGAGATCATGGAGAGCCAGTGTAGCATGGAGTGCAAAAGTTGGAAAGGGTAGCTATATAGGGGCTTCTTCACATATTGGAAAAAGATCAGTTATAGGAAAGGGTGCCCAGATAATGGAGCAGGTTTACATTGGAAACGATGTTACCATTGGAGATGGTTCTGTTATTCATCCGGGAGTAAGAATTTACTCAGGATCAGTAATTGGCGCTGATTGTATTATTCATTCAAATGCTGTTATTGGTGCCGATGGTTTCGGTTTTGCCCCCTCTGCTGACGGGAGCTATAAAAAAATTCCCCAAACCGGTAATGTCATTATAGAAGATAATGTTGAGATTGGTGCCGGTACTACAATAGACAGAGCTACAATGGGATCAACAATAATAAGGAGAGGTGTAAAACTTGATAATCTAATCCAGATTGCTCATAATGTAGAGATTGGAGAGAATACAGTAATTGCTGCTCTCGCAGGAGTGGCCGGGTCTGCTAAAATCGGCAAAAATTGTCAGATAGGTGGGCAGGTGGGTATATCAGGACACATTACTGTAGCTGATAATACAAAAATAGGCGCTCAGGCCGGGATTATGAGCAGTGTAAAGAGCGAGGGAGAGGTTCTTCTTGGATCTCCTGCAATTGATGCTAAAGAGTATTTAAGAGCCTATGCTATGTTTAAAAAATTACACAAAAATCAATAAATTACTATCTTTGCCAAGTTTTACACATCCAGAATCTTTATGCAAGTTAATCAAAGAACATTAAATCAATCATATACATTTTCAGGAAAGGGTTTGCACACTGGAGTGCATGTTACTATGTTTATTACACCCGCCCCTGAAAATCACGGCATTAAATTTAAAAGGGTTGATCTGCCGGGTGAACCAATTGTGGAAGCAATAGCAGATTTTGTAGCCCCTTCTGCCAGAAATACAACATTAGTTAAGGGTGAGGCCTCTGTTGCCACACCTGAACATATACTTGCAGCTCTTTATGGTCTGGGTATTGATAATGCTCTTATATCTCTTGACGGACCGGAAGTTCCAATTCTTGACGGAAGTTCAAAGCTATATGCGGAGGCTTTTTCAGAAGGGGGATATCAGGATCAGGATGCAAAAAGAGTATATTTTGAGGTTAAGGAGAAGATTGTAGTCAGAGATGAGGAGAGCGGGACTGAGGTCTCTGTTTATCCTGACGATATGTTTTCTGCAGAGGTGATGATAGATT
It includes:
- the rimP gene encoding ribosome assembly cofactor RimP, producing the protein MISNEKIAEAIESYLESHSLFLVSVEISKENDIEVTVDSEGRVDLSHCIDINNIIEERFDRESDDYSLTVTSAGLDQPFKVLRQYHKYIGKEVEVVLKSGSKIKAILENADNESIEISEEKSIKVEGKKKKERVIEKRALQFSEIKSTKPVINFK
- the lpxD gene encoding UDP-3-O-(3-hydroxymyristoyl)glucosamine N-acyltransferase; the encoded protein is MELKARDIAEHLKGTVIGNPDAVVKTMSRIEDGREGSLCFLANPKYEAYIYKTKASVVLVNRDFVPSSPVTSTMVQVDNAYEAVAVMLGLFNSMKESRRAGRSWRASVAWSAKVGKGSYIGASSHIGKRSVIGKGAQIMEQVYIGNDVTIGDGSVIHPGVRIYSGSVIGADCIIHSNAVIGADGFGFAPSADGSYKKIPQTGNVIIEDNVEIGAGTTIDRATMGSTIIRRGVKLDNLIQIAHNVEIGENTVIAALAGVAGSAKIGKNCQIGGQVGISGHITVADNTKIGAQAGIMSSVKSEGEVLLGSPAIDAKEYLRAYAMFKKLHKNQ
- a CDS encoding HD domain-containing protein; amino-acid sequence: MQQYKIINDPVHGFINIPGGIILDIIQHPLFQRLKEIKQLGLTSLVYPGACHTRLNHALGAMHLMNEAVNSLRTKGVIIDESEQEQAMVAILLHDIGHGPFSHALENNIIKGVSHEEITLQLMDIINKEMNGKISVAIDIFTGKYSKRFLHQLVSSQLDVDRLDYLRRDSFFSGVAEGMIGHERIIKMMTVKNNNLVIEEKGIYSVEKFLISRRLMYWQVYLHKTVIAAEQLLVEIINRAREIHSASSSLKGSPSLLYFLEKSVEINSMSNPEVLDMFARLDDSDVISAIKQWCINEDIVLSRLCRMLVERRLPHIELSKEPFDGITFEAKISEFERTYNLPREYSRYFVKTGEVQNRGYDQNEENIRILTKNGGSWDIYEISDMLSSKAFSQITKKYFLCTPKNFYI